One Corynebacterium appendicis CIP 107643 DNA window includes the following coding sequences:
- a CDS encoding acyl-CoA carboxylase subunit epsilon, which yields MSQPTAQPLFTVVKGAPTDEELAALTQVLTDLQQAAKARTSGGHRNLWGRPTPREHGPVVFNPSAFNSQTLF from the coding sequence ATGTCCCAGCCCACGGCTCAACCACTGTTCACCGTCGTTAAAGGCGCGCCCACCGATGAGGAGCTCGCCGCGCTGACCCAGGTGCTCACCGACCTGCAGCAGGCCGCCAAGGCCCGCACCTCCGGCGGCCACCGCAACCTGTGGGGCCGCCCCACCCCGCGCGAGCACGGCCCGGTGGTGTTCAACCCGTCCGCGTTCAACTCGCAAACGCTGTTCTAG
- a CDS encoding cation:proton antiporter, with the protein MTFIILLIVIMLAVIALAEPLGERIGVVAPVLLLVLSAAVAFVPQVPEVVIDPEIILELILPPLLFATAMRMPVHDFRRNFSSIFLLAVVLVVLTAVSVGWVIHLIVPAIPLPIAIAVGAVVSPSDAVAVGIVKKAGVNRRIIAILDGEGLINDASALVTLGTALLAARSKVTAGEVLANFFWAVAGAVIVGLLVGHGAMFLRRFVHHPTSNTVLSLAIPFAAFLPTEEIGASGLVGTVVAGLVVARKSVGVLGPSVRMSDAQTWDTLGLVLESLVFVLMGLQMPHLIDDARASGYTFMMSFTVAMACWATVLVVRTLTVTPMMYVMRSQAERTLKRMERLDVLDSRIQEVSADPHMQDERAQRRLSSAQQTVSRRYGDARYFAEKSLGFRAGAVIVWAGMRGAITLAAAQTLPHDTEGRGFLVLVAFIVAGASLIVQGGTLGLLVDVVNPGQDEPSSWEERQRQRTLLRDAATAVPVPADLERALRYGGLSEEKIHAAKVEDLLGVLRNPHGFSAAADEEEEVDLKAIPQQLADYGIARVKAQREALVADRDAGRIDADDFSYQLRRLDGAQLSIEAQSESFLRTGIMGGNEPAREEEEVSG; encoded by the coding sequence GTGACGTTCATCATCTTGCTCATCGTGATCATGCTGGCGGTCATCGCGCTCGCGGAACCGTTGGGGGAGCGCATCGGGGTGGTCGCTCCAGTACTTCTGCTTGTCCTCAGCGCGGCGGTGGCATTCGTGCCGCAGGTGCCGGAGGTGGTCATCGACCCGGAGATCATTCTGGAGTTGATCCTGCCGCCGCTGCTGTTCGCGACGGCGATGCGCATGCCGGTGCACGATTTCCGCCGGAATTTCAGTTCGATCTTCCTGCTGGCGGTCGTGCTCGTGGTGCTCACGGCAGTGTCGGTGGGCTGGGTGATCCACCTGATCGTCCCGGCGATCCCGCTGCCGATCGCGATCGCGGTGGGTGCCGTGGTCAGCCCGTCGGACGCGGTGGCTGTGGGCATTGTGAAGAAGGCGGGTGTGAATAGGCGCATCATCGCGATCCTGGACGGCGAGGGCTTGATCAACGATGCCTCCGCACTGGTCACCCTGGGCACGGCGCTGCTGGCGGCGCGGTCCAAGGTGACGGCGGGGGAGGTGCTGGCCAACTTCTTCTGGGCGGTGGCCGGCGCGGTGATCGTGGGCCTGCTCGTCGGTCACGGCGCGATGTTCCTGCGCCGGTTCGTCCACCATCCGACATCGAACACGGTGCTCTCGCTGGCCATCCCGTTCGCGGCGTTCCTCCCGACGGAGGAGATCGGCGCGTCGGGCCTGGTGGGCACGGTCGTGGCCGGTCTCGTGGTGGCGCGAAAGAGCGTGGGGGTGCTGGGGCCGTCGGTGCGCATGTCCGACGCGCAGACTTGGGACACGCTCGGCCTCGTCCTGGAGTCGCTGGTCTTCGTGCTGATGGGCTTGCAGATGCCGCACCTGATTGACGACGCACGGGCATCTGGCTACACGTTCATGATGTCGTTCACCGTAGCGATGGCCTGCTGGGCGACGGTGCTCGTGGTGCGCACGCTGACAGTCACCCCGATGATGTACGTGATGCGCTCGCAGGCGGAGCGCACGCTGAAGCGCATGGAGCGTCTCGACGTTCTCGACAGCCGCATCCAGGAAGTCTCCGCCGACCCCCACATGCAGGACGAGCGTGCGCAGCGCCGCCTCAGCTCAGCGCAGCAGACAGTCAGCCGCCGCTACGGAGACGCGCGCTATTTCGCGGAGAAATCGCTCGGTTTCCGCGCCGGCGCCGTCATCGTGTGGGCGGGCATGCGCGGCGCGATCACTCTGGCCGCGGCGCAGACGCTTCCGCACGACACGGAGGGACGCGGTTTCCTCGTGCTCGTCGCGTTCATCGTCGCGGGCGCATCGCTCATCGTCCAGGGTGGCACGCTGGGCTTGCTTGTCGACGTAGTCAACCCCGGGCAAGACGAGCCGAGTTCGTGGGAGGAACGCCAGCGTCAGCGCACGCTGCTCCGCGACGCGGCGACTGCCGTGCCGGTTCCGGCGGATCTGGAGCGCGCTCTGCGCTACGGCGGCCTGTCGGAGGAGAAGATTCACGCGGCGAAGGTCGAGGACCTGCTCGGCGTGCTCCGCAATCCACACGGTTTCAGCGCGGCCGCCGACGAGGAGGAAGAGGTGGACCTCAAGGCGATTCCGCAGCAGCTCGCGGACTACGGCATCGCGCGCGTGAAGGCCCAGCGCGAGGCACTCGTCGCGGACCGCGACGCCGGGCGTATCGACGCCGACGATTTCTCCTACCAGCTCCGCCGCCTCGACGGTGCTCAACTGTCCATCGAGGCCCAGTCGGAGAGCTTCCTGCGCACGGGCATCATGGGCGGGAACGAACCGGCCAGGGAGGAAGAGGAGGTCAGCGGTTAG
- a CDS encoding DoxX family protein yields MSFGNTDRLDRAVKKSLVPLLAGAGALHFFKPASFDGIVPPQLPGSQRTYTYTSGAAELATAALLANPATRQAGGFAAATLFTLVWPGNFYMAYLWRDKPWHRQIISLGRLPLQIPLIRAGIDIARGV; encoded by the coding sequence ATGAGCTTTGGCAATACCGACCGCCTCGATCGTGCGGTGAAGAAATCCCTCGTCCCGCTGCTCGCCGGGGCGGGTGCCCTCCACTTCTTCAAGCCTGCGTCCTTCGACGGCATCGTGCCGCCGCAACTGCCCGGTAGCCAACGCACCTATACGTATACCTCCGGCGCAGCTGAGCTTGCCACCGCTGCGCTGCTGGCTAACCCGGCAACGCGTCAGGCGGGCGGGTTCGCGGCCGCAACGCTGTTCACGTTGGTGTGGCCGGGCAATTTCTACATGGCCTATCTGTGGCGGGACAAGCCCTGGCACAGGCAGATCATCTCGCTGGGCCGGCTTCCGCTGCAGATTCCGCTCATCCGCGCCGGAATCGACATCGCCCGGGGCGTCTAG
- a CDS encoding Maf family protein, with translation MRLVLVSQSPSRRMILHNAGVDPIQHPAHVDEDAIISSLAGSPPADVVSALARAKADAVAPEYPDDIVVGCDSMLLLGGQLKGKPHTVEETIRRWRAQRGQTAELVTGHAIGYKGEWVVDTVSTSIHFGDATDADIEAYARSGEPLECAGAFTLEALGGWFIDSIEGDQTSVIGLSLPLLRKALYSFGVNASDLWR, from the coding sequence ATGCGCCTCGTTCTCGTTTCCCAGTCCCCGTCCCGTCGGATGATCCTGCACAACGCCGGAGTGGATCCCATCCAACACCCGGCACACGTGGATGAGGATGCGATCATCTCGTCTCTGGCAGGTTCTCCCCCGGCGGACGTGGTCTCGGCGCTTGCCCGCGCCAAAGCTGATGCAGTGGCTCCGGAGTACCCCGATGACATCGTGGTCGGCTGCGATTCCATGCTGCTGCTCGGCGGCCAGCTGAAAGGCAAGCCGCACACCGTGGAGGAGACGATCCGCCGCTGGCGCGCCCAGCGCGGCCAGACCGCCGAGCTGGTCACCGGCCACGCCATCGGCTACAAGGGCGAGTGGGTGGTGGACACCGTGTCCACCAGCATCCACTTCGGCGACGCCACCGACGCTGATATCGAGGCCTACGCCCGCTCCGGCGAACCCCTCGAATGCGCCGGCGCTTTCACCCTGGAGGCTCTCGGCGGCTGGTTCATCGACTCCATCGAGGGCGACCAGACTTCCGTCATCGGCCTGTCCCTGCCACTTCTCCGGAAGGCCCTCTACTCCTTCGGTGTGAACGCCTCGGATCTCTGGCGCTGA
- a CDS encoding acyl-CoA carboxylase subunit beta, protein MTDKKPDLTTTAGKIEDLRNRLAESREPMGSEATRAAGEAGISTARQRVEALLDNDSFVETDALARHRVEDYGMGRTKPATDGVVTGYGLIDGRRVTVYSHDSSIFDGQMGEVYAEKILKIYDLAIKTGVPVIAIHDSTGGRLQEGVVTAAMSAKILRKATEASGVVPQISVVAGEVASLAALLVPVSDITVMVKDATMHLTSVSAVTKVTRRVATAKSLGGSDVHSKITNIAHLVAPTDLEAMSTVRDLVGFLPENNRAASPINESSTEPETGDLDTFIPNSDAESYDVREVITRVTDKGLMELSRGYADNIVTGFAHISGRAVGIVANQPSVLAGCLDHAAARKAARFIRVCDSFNIPIVEFVDSPGFYPSEEEEHLGSAAHGAALAFAYAEAQVGKVTVILRRAIGPSYVTMGSKDLGADIVLAWPTAQIALADATTAGEQLSVDVDEYATTTMTPYVATERGLVDIVIEPSQTRTQVLEALRLLERKVVYSIPKKHGNIPF, encoded by the coding sequence ATGACCGACAAGAAGCCCGACCTGACCACGACCGCTGGCAAAATCGAAGACTTGCGCAACAGGCTCGCTGAATCGCGCGAGCCGATGGGCAGCGAAGCGACCCGCGCCGCGGGCGAGGCGGGAATCTCCACCGCACGCCAGCGCGTCGAGGCGCTGCTGGACAACGACAGCTTCGTCGAAACCGATGCCCTGGCACGCCACCGCGTCGAGGACTACGGCATGGGGCGCACCAAGCCCGCGACCGACGGCGTGGTCACGGGCTACGGGCTTATCGACGGCCGACGGGTCACCGTCTACTCCCACGACTCCTCCATCTTCGACGGTCAGATGGGCGAGGTCTACGCCGAGAAGATCCTGAAAATCTACGACTTGGCTATTAAGACGGGCGTGCCGGTCATCGCGATCCACGACTCGACCGGCGGGCGTCTGCAGGAAGGCGTGGTCACCGCGGCGATGTCGGCGAAGATCCTGCGCAAGGCGACGGAAGCGTCCGGCGTGGTGCCGCAGATCTCCGTCGTGGCGGGCGAGGTCGCGTCGCTGGCGGCGCTGCTCGTGCCGGTCAGCGACATCACCGTGATGGTCAAGGACGCGACCATGCATCTGACGTCCGTGAGTGCGGTGACGAAGGTGACCCGGCGCGTGGCCACCGCGAAGTCCCTGGGTGGTTCCGACGTGCACTCCAAGATCACCAATATCGCGCACCTGGTCGCCCCGACCGACCTCGAGGCGATGTCGACCGTCCGCGACCTGGTCGGCTTCCTGCCGGAGAATAACCGCGCGGCCTCCCCCATCAACGAGAGCTCCACCGAGCCGGAGACCGGCGACCTGGACACCTTCATCCCGAACTCGGACGCGGAGTCCTACGACGTCCGCGAAGTGATCACCCGCGTCACCGACAAGGGCCTGATGGAGCTCAGCCGCGGGTACGCGGACAATATCGTCACCGGTTTCGCGCACATCTCCGGCCGTGCGGTGGGCATCGTAGCCAACCAGCCGAGCGTGCTCGCCGGCTGCCTCGACCACGCCGCTGCGCGCAAGGCCGCACGGTTCATCCGCGTGTGCGATTCCTTCAATATCCCCATCGTCGAGTTCGTCGACTCCCCCGGCTTCTACCCGTCGGAGGAGGAAGAGCACCTCGGTTCCGCCGCGCACGGTGCGGCGCTCGCCTTCGCGTACGCCGAGGCACAGGTGGGCAAGGTCACCGTCATCCTCCGCCGCGCAATCGGCCCGTCGTACGTGACCATGGGGTCGAAGGACCTGGGTGCCGATATCGTGCTGGCATGGCCGACCGCGCAGATCGCGCTTGCCGACGCCACCACCGCCGGCGAGCAGCTCTCCGTCGACGTCGACGAATACGCCACGACCACCATGACTCCGTACGTGGCCACCGAGCGTGGCCTGGTCGACATCGTCATCGAGCCGTCCCAGACCCGCACCCAGGTGCTGGAAGCGCTGCGCCTGCTGGAGCGCAAGGTCGTCTACTCGATCCCGAAGAAGCACGGCAATATCCCGTTCTAA
- the betT gene encoding choline BCCT transporter BetT, which yields MENFHDEAHEELGAKGYSRVNKPVFIASGILIIAFVLWSAIFPDQAETVIFGSMDWIGRTFGWYYVLTAALIVIFVLTVALSKFGDIRLGPDHSRPRFSLFTWASMLFAAGIGVDLMFFAISGPAVNYLTPPDSEPLSDAAAQMAPGWTIFHYGIPGWSMYALMGVALGLAAYRYHLPLSIRSALAPLFGKRVKGIAGDTVDVVATIGTIFGIGTSLGIGVVFLNYGLTALFGIPNNLTVWIALIIVSVAMATVSAVSGVDKGIRRLSETNVFLALGLLLYILLAGDTPTLLKQLVQNAGDSIGQLPHMLFATFGYTGGAADYPADQWLQDWTIFFWAWWIAWAPFVGLFLTRISRGRTLREFIIGVLIVPPGFILLFISILSNSALAHFQAGDEAFLNEAVEVPESGYFNLLSQYPGATFLIGLSVIVGLLLYVTSADSGALVMANMTSYATRGDSDGAPWLRIFWAVIIGALTLAMLLVDGVYTLQAATVLIGLPFSVVMYLLMASVAKVLRAEKRAADSATRALVSRSMTGTAVVDDDRDWRERLARRVSFPTRDDAVAFMNDIASPAMAEVAAELKHLGSDVHLVKDVNADTGLPFIDLTMAFSDHDEFKYQLYPLAYEVPSYATNAREGQEHFYRVEVFNARGTRGHNVITYNTDQVIQDVINYFDRHLFYMDMADEASGQVIADSSVPAPTTWDDAGADIDVAENTEP from the coding sequence GTGGAGAATTTCCACGACGAGGCCCACGAAGAACTGGGCGCCAAGGGCTACTCCCGCGTCAACAAACCAGTCTTCATCGCCTCCGGCATCCTGATCATCGCCTTCGTGCTGTGGTCCGCGATCTTCCCCGACCAGGCCGAGACCGTGATCTTCGGTTCCATGGACTGGATCGGCCGCACCTTCGGCTGGTACTACGTCCTCACCGCCGCGCTCATCGTGATCTTCGTGCTCACAGTCGCCTTGAGTAAATTCGGCGATATCCGCTTGGGCCCCGACCACTCGCGGCCGCGATTCAGCCTGTTCACCTGGGCATCGATGCTCTTCGCCGCCGGCATCGGCGTGGATTTGATGTTCTTCGCCATCTCCGGCCCGGCCGTCAACTACCTGACCCCGCCGGACAGCGAGCCGCTTTCCGACGCCGCCGCGCAGATGGCGCCGGGGTGGACCATCTTCCACTACGGCATCCCCGGCTGGTCCATGTACGCCCTGATGGGCGTGGCGCTCGGCCTGGCGGCCTACCGCTACCACCTGCCGCTGTCCATCCGCTCCGCGCTCGCCCCACTTTTCGGCAAGCGCGTCAAGGGGATTGCCGGCGACACCGTCGACGTCGTGGCCACCATCGGCACAATCTTCGGCATCGGCACCTCGCTCGGCATCGGCGTCGTCTTCCTCAACTACGGACTGACCGCCTTGTTCGGCATCCCGAACAACCTGACTGTCTGGATCGCGCTGATCATCGTGTCGGTGGCAATGGCGACGGTGTCGGCAGTCTCAGGCGTCGATAAGGGCATTCGACGTCTCTCCGAGACCAACGTCTTCCTTGCCCTGGGCCTGTTGCTCTACATCCTCCTCGCGGGCGACACCCCTACCCTGCTCAAGCAGCTCGTGCAGAACGCCGGCGACTCGATCGGGCAGCTGCCGCACATGCTCTTCGCCACCTTCGGCTACACCGGCGGCGCCGCCGACTACCCGGCGGACCAGTGGCTGCAGGACTGGACGATCTTCTTCTGGGCCTGGTGGATCGCGTGGGCGCCGTTCGTCGGTCTGTTTCTCACCCGCATCTCTCGCGGCCGCACGCTGCGTGAGTTCATCATCGGCGTGCTCATCGTCCCGCCGGGATTCATCCTGCTGTTCATCTCCATCCTGTCCAACTCCGCGCTGGCGCACTTCCAGGCGGGCGACGAGGCCTTCCTGAACGAGGCCGTGGAGGTCCCCGAATCCGGCTACTTCAACCTGCTGTCGCAGTACCCGGGTGCGACCTTCCTGATCGGCCTGTCCGTCATCGTCGGCCTGCTGCTGTACGTCACCTCCGCCGACTCCGGCGCGCTGGTCATGGCGAATATGACCTCGTACGCCACCCGCGGCGATTCCGACGGCGCTCCGTGGCTGCGCATCTTCTGGGCCGTCATCATCGGCGCGCTCACCCTGGCCATGCTGCTTGTCGACGGCGTGTACACCCTCCAAGCCGCCACCGTCCTGATCGGCCTGCCGTTCTCCGTGGTGATGTACCTGCTCATGGCGTCTGTCGCGAAGGTGCTGCGCGCCGAGAAACGCGCCGCCGACTCCGCGACGCGCGCGCTGGTGTCCCGCTCGATGACGGGCACTGCTGTCGTAGACGACGACCGCGACTGGAGGGAACGACTCGCCCGCCGCGTTTCTTTCCCCACCCGCGACGATGCTGTGGCCTTCATGAACGACATCGCCTCTCCCGCCATGGCAGAAGTCGCCGCGGAGCTCAAGCACCTGGGCAGCGACGTGCACCTCGTCAAGGACGTCAACGCGGACACCGGCCTGCCGTTCATCGACCTGACTATGGCGTTCAGTGACCACGACGAGTTCAAGTACCAGCTCTACCCGCTGGCCTACGAGGTGCCCAGCTACGCCACCAACGCCAGGGAAGGCCAGGAGCACTTCTACCGCGTCGAGGTCTTCAACGCCCGTGGCACACGCGGCCACAACGTGATCACGTACAACACGGACCAGGTCATCCAGGACGTGATCAACTACTTTGACCGACACCTCTTCTACATGGACATGGCGGACGAGGCCAGTGGCCAGGTCATCGCCGACTCGTCGGTGCCGGCACCCACCACGTGGGACGACGCGGGCGCAGACATCGATGTGGCCGAGAACACCGAGCCGTAA
- a CDS encoding DUF3253 domain-containing protein: MFDTRPSAAELRRGIIELLSSRKPESSICPSDVARALGTPDGWRDLMDPVRAAAGELVSEGTVIVTQGSQTVDLETVKGPIRIRRGPSWSSADDPNR; encoded by the coding sequence GTGTTTGACACTCGCCCATCCGCAGCGGAACTGCGCCGCGGCATCATCGAGCTGCTCAGCTCCCGCAAACCGGAGTCGTCCATCTGCCCCTCCGACGTCGCACGCGCGCTTGGCACGCCCGACGGGTGGCGCGACCTCATGGACCCAGTCCGGGCTGCCGCAGGGGAACTGGTGTCTGAGGGCACCGTGATCGTCACCCAGGGCTCGCAGACGGTCGATCTGGAGACGGTGAAGGGCCCCATCCGCATCCGCCGCGGACCGAGTTGGTCTTCGGCGGATGATCCTAACCGCTGA
- a CDS encoding DUF4282 domain-containing protein: protein MSTPYNPENSSNPDYGSTPDYGANPSTSGADNSSSGAHAAPGNYGSSDSFGSYGASSTGAASTGFGASNTGADATETFGAAGSSSSSQDSASATGSGAINSGFGSYGAADTTAAGSGTGAGASATTGGFGQTSQQPTYGDQYGQQQYGQTTQFGQTTQFGQGQPQNQGFGGGAFSQDAPAAAAKKKDGFFGALFDFEFRRFITIDFVKVLYIIYLVFAALMWVGGLILAFTGFTEGVGIGLLMLFGWLIFGTLWALFQVVISRVMLEVLVSVVRIAQNTTELVDQGEARK from the coding sequence ATGTCTACTCCGTACAACCCTGAGAATTCCTCGAACCCGGACTACGGCTCCACGCCGGATTACGGTGCGAACCCGTCGACCTCCGGCGCCGATAACTCCAGCTCCGGCGCCCACGCCGCACCGGGCAATTACGGTTCCTCCGATTCCTTCGGTTCCTACGGCGCATCCAGCACTGGTGCGGCATCGACCGGCTTCGGCGCATCCAACACCGGCGCTGACGCCACCGAGACCTTCGGTGCCGCCGGCTCGTCCTCCAGCAGCCAGGACAGCGCCTCCGCTACCGGTTCAGGCGCGATCAACTCCGGCTTCGGTTCCTACGGTGCTGCCGACACCACCGCTGCCGGCAGCGGCACCGGTGCAGGCGCATCCGCGACCACCGGCGGCTTCGGCCAGACCTCCCAGCAGCCGACCTACGGCGACCAGTACGGCCAGCAGCAGTATGGCCAGACCACCCAGTTCGGCCAGACCACCCAGTTCGGCCAGGGCCAGCCTCAGAACCAGGGTTTCGGTGGCGGTGCCTTCTCGCAGGACGCACCGGCCGCTGCTGCTAAGAAGAAGGATGGCTTCTTCGGCGCACTCTTCGACTTTGAGTTCCGTCGCTTTATCACCATCGACTTCGTCAAGGTCCTGTACATCATCTACCTGGTCTTCGCTGCCCTGATGTGGGTCGGCGGCCTGATCCTCGCATTCACCGGCTTCACCGAGGGCGTCGGTATCGGTCTGCTGATGCTCTTCGGCTGGCTGATCTTCGGCACCCTGTGGGCGCTGTTCCAGGTCGTTATTTCGCGCGTGATGCTCGAGGTTCTCGTCTCGGTGGTCCGCATCGCGCAGAACACGACTGAGCTGGTGGACCAGGGCGAGGCACGGAAGTAG
- a CDS encoding amino acid permease, whose translation MTHPSTALIDERPLMSTASGTPTPNSSDSGTDDLPELHSEEHLEQAREEFEMDHLSDADREYIEEQAASSDVPDGSVMSWALTLFGTAVGAGILFLPLDAGTFGFWPLLIATLFIGPLVFFSHRTYARIVSGSPMPGLDVLQVVTALTGRTRGFITALVYWLAVYPTVLIYGVSITNTIDSFIANQFDGPEISRWVLAPICVGILTGAFAFGQKATLAMANFLVYPLIVALAGVSLYLIPRWDIQSFMSYQSDTPLWQSLLLLLPVLVFSFSHMAALSQFALDVQKKHDDDVAATEKDVTKIELIAAAALVLFTMFFVWSCAFALGADGLDAAAEQNIPVLSYLANETGTPLMAWLSPIVAICAIASSYFGHMMGTEEGTTYLLRVAAPNFAQRVSENALRWVIDLFVFVTGTLIAVFNPSIMTLISVVGGIFVAFLVYIVPSLLFRQATAYKHYANRPDTIFVGVMGIVIVGVTIWNMVR comes from the coding sequence TTGACTCATCCAAGTACGGCGCTTATCGACGAAAGGCCGCTCATGTCCACTGCTTCCGGCACCCCAACCCCGAATTCGTCTGACAGCGGCACCGACGACCTGCCGGAGCTGCACAGCGAGGAGCACCTGGAGCAGGCCCGCGAGGAGTTCGAGATGGACCACCTCTCGGACGCCGACCGGGAGTACATCGAGGAGCAGGCGGCGAGTAGCGACGTCCCCGACGGCTCCGTGATGTCCTGGGCGCTCACGCTCTTCGGCACCGCCGTCGGCGCCGGCATTTTGTTCCTGCCTTTGGACGCCGGCACGTTCGGCTTCTGGCCGCTGCTGATCGCTACGTTGTTCATCGGCCCGCTGGTGTTCTTCTCCCACCGCACCTATGCGCGCATTGTTTCCGGCTCACCGATGCCCGGCTTGGACGTCCTGCAAGTAGTCACCGCGCTCACTGGACGCACACGCGGCTTCATCACGGCCCTGGTGTATTGGCTGGCGGTCTATCCGACGGTGCTGATCTACGGTGTGTCCATCACCAACACCATCGATAGCTTCATTGCCAACCAGTTCGACGGCCCGGAGATCAGCCGCTGGGTGCTGGCGCCCATCTGCGTGGGCATTCTCACCGGCGCATTCGCATTCGGACAGAAGGCCACCCTGGCCATGGCGAATTTCCTCGTCTACCCGCTCATCGTGGCGCTGGCAGGTGTCTCGCTGTACCTGATCCCGCGGTGGGACATCCAGAGCTTCATGTCCTACCAATCCGACACCCCGCTCTGGCAGTCACTGCTCCTACTCCTGCCCGTCCTGGTCTTCTCCTTCAGCCACATGGCCGCCCTGTCGCAGTTCGCCCTGGATGTGCAAAAGAAGCATGACGACGACGTCGCCGCAACCGAGAAAGACGTCACCAAGATCGAGCTCATCGCCGCGGCCGCGCTAGTGCTGTTCACCATGTTCTTCGTCTGGTCGTGCGCATTCGCTCTCGGCGCCGACGGTCTCGATGCCGCGGCGGAGCAGAACATCCCCGTGCTGTCTTACCTGGCGAACGAGACCGGCACCCCGCTCATGGCCTGGTTGAGCCCTATTGTGGCCATTTGCGCGATCGCCTCGTCCTACTTCGGCCACATGATGGGCACCGAGGAGGGCACGACGTACCTGCTGCGCGTCGCCGCACCGAACTTCGCCCAGCGCGTCAGCGAGAACGCCCTGCGCTGGGTGATCGACCTCTTCGTCTTCGTCACCGGCACCCTGATCGCGGTGTTCAACCCGTCTATCATGACGCTGATCTCCGTCGTCGGCGGCATCTTCGTCGCCTTCTTGGTCTACATCGTCCCGTCGCTGCTCTTCCGCCAGGCCACCGCGTACAAGCACTACGCCAACCGCCCCGACACCATCTTCGTCGGCGTCATGGGCATCGTGATCGTCGGCGTGACCATCTGGAACATGGTGCGCTAA